A window of the Streptomyces finlayi genome harbors these coding sequences:
- a CDS encoding glutamate-cysteine ligase family protein, with product MGEKIVAGAFDLSDRRAYREKLNQCLEGLGRLLADRRFERPRNLMGLEIELNLAGADGMPRMMNGEVLQRIASKDFQTELGMFNLEVNIVPHRLSGRVFDQLAEELRTGLAYAHRKAVEVDAGIMMIGILPTLGPDDVVSANLSQVDRYTLLNDQMAAARGEDFALDIEGVERLEFTSPSIAPESACTSVQLHLQVTPERFADVWNAAQAIASVQVALGANAPFLFGKELWRESRPPLFQQSTDVRPPEFHNQGVRPRTWFGERWISSAYELFEENLRYFPPLLPIRDDEEPLRVLDEGGVPQLAELVLHNGTVYRWNRPVYGLAGGVPHLRVENRVLPAGPTVTDVIANAAFYYGLVRALAEEPRPVWNRLPFAAAAENFDTACRHGIDAELLWPRPGRSGGVTKVPAVTLVRDELLPLAAAGLDAWNIEPADRDLYLGVIEERCKRRANGASWQVDTYHRALDAGLGRDAALAATTRRYGELMQAGEPVHTWPVGFPAP from the coding sequence ATGGGCGAGAAGATCGTGGCGGGCGCGTTCGACCTGTCGGATCGGCGGGCGTACCGCGAAAAGCTCAACCAATGCCTGGAGGGGCTGGGGAGGCTGCTGGCCGACCGGAGGTTCGAGCGTCCCCGGAATCTCATGGGCCTGGAGATAGAGCTGAATCTCGCAGGCGCGGACGGTATGCCGCGGATGATGAATGGTGAGGTGCTCCAGCGCATCGCGAGCAAGGATTTCCAGACCGAACTGGGGATGTTCAATCTCGAAGTAAACATCGTCCCGCACCGGCTGAGCGGACGCGTATTCGACCAGCTCGCCGAGGAGCTGAGAACTGGTCTCGCCTATGCCCACCGCAAGGCCGTCGAGGTCGACGCCGGGATCATGATGATCGGAATCCTGCCGACCCTTGGACCGGACGACGTGGTCTCGGCGAACCTTTCGCAGGTGGACCGCTACACGCTGCTCAACGACCAAATGGCGGCTGCGCGCGGCGAGGATTTCGCCCTCGATATCGAGGGAGTCGAGCGACTCGAGTTCACCTCCCCGTCCATCGCTCCCGAGTCGGCCTGCACTTCGGTCCAGCTGCATCTCCAGGTGACACCGGAGCGTTTCGCAGACGTCTGGAACGCCGCGCAGGCCATCGCCTCCGTCCAGGTCGCGCTCGGGGCCAACGCACCCTTCCTCTTCGGCAAGGAACTGTGGCGGGAGTCCCGCCCACCCCTGTTCCAGCAGTCCACCGACGTCCGCCCGCCGGAGTTCCACAATCAGGGGGTGCGGCCGAGGACGTGGTTCGGAGAACGCTGGATCAGCTCCGCGTACGAGCTCTTCGAGGAGAACCTGCGCTACTTCCCGCCGCTGCTGCCCATCCGCGACGACGAGGAGCCGCTCCGCGTGCTCGACGAGGGCGGAGTGCCGCAGCTGGCGGAGCTCGTCCTGCACAACGGGACCGTCTACCGCTGGAACCGGCCGGTGTACGGCCTGGCGGGCGGTGTTCCCCATCTGCGCGTCGAGAACCGGGTCCTGCCGGCAGGACCCACCGTGACCGACGTCATCGCCAATGCCGCCTTCTACTACGGTCTCGTGCGCGCGCTCGCGGAGGAACCGCGCCCGGTATGGAACAGGCTGCCGTTCGCCGCGGCAGCCGAGAACTTCGACACCGCCTGCCGCCACGGCATCGACGCGGAACTGCTCTGGCCGCGGCCCGGCCGCTCGGGCGGGGTCACCAAGGTGCCCGCGGTCACGCTCGTACGCGACGAACTGCTGCCGCTGGCCGCTGCCGGGCTCGACGCCTGGAACATCGAACCCGCGGACCGCGACCTCTACCTCGGCGTCATCGAGGAGCGCTGCAAACGGCGGGCGAACGGCGCCTCCTGGCAGGTCGACACCTATCACCGGGCCCTGGACGCCGGACTCGGACGGGACGCGGCACTGGCCGCGACCACCCGCCGTTACGGCGAGCTGATGCAGGCGGGTGAGCCCGTGCACACCTGGCCGGTGGGCTTCCCGGCACCCTGA
- a CDS encoding DUF5999 family protein codes for MCQHQPPCPSADSADREAARLTAHHPEQGWSLLCNGVLLFEDTGELLPDGQIIAPHRPLETGRIMKAA; via the coding sequence ATGTGCCAGCACCAGCCACCCTGCCCGTCCGCCGACTCCGCCGACCGGGAGGCCGCGCGCCTCACGGCACACCACCCGGAGCAGGGCTGGAGCCTCCTGTGCAACGGCGTCCTCCTCTTCGAGGACACCGGCGAGCTGCTGCCGGACGGGCAGATCATCGCACCGCACCGGCCGCTGGAGACCGGCCGGATCATGAAAGCCGCCTGA
- a CDS encoding PhzF family phenazine biosynthesis protein: MRIRIVDAFTDRPFAGNPAGVLLLDSAGFPDDTWLQQVAAEVNLAETAFAHPLPPGGTADWALRWFTPLTEVDMCGHATLATAHVLHTTGMASGEVRFAARCGILTATAHRDGTLTLDFPTAPLTPATAPARLAEVLGAEPVTVLDTGAHIGDLLVELADEAAVRALAPDLPGLAACSRRGVIVTAAAEEPAGDYDFVSRGFFPRVGIDEDPVTGSAHTALAPFWSARLGRDELTGLQCSARSGLVRTSLRGDRTLLTGAAVTVIDGELLTAP, translated from the coding sequence ATGAGGATTCGTATCGTCGACGCGTTCACCGACCGTCCCTTCGCAGGGAACCCCGCCGGGGTCCTGCTCCTGGACTCCGCCGGATTCCCGGACGACACCTGGCTCCAGCAGGTCGCCGCCGAGGTCAACCTCGCCGAGACGGCTTTCGCCCACCCGCTGCCGCCGGGCGGAACGGCCGACTGGGCGCTGCGCTGGTTCACCCCGCTCACCGAGGTGGACATGTGCGGGCACGCCACCCTCGCCACGGCGCACGTCCTGCACACCACCGGCATGGCGAGCGGAGAGGTGCGCTTCGCGGCTCGCTGCGGAATCCTCACGGCCACGGCTCACCGGGACGGCACCCTGACCCTCGACTTCCCGACGGCCCCGCTGACGCCCGCCACCGCCCCCGCCCGGTTGGCGGAGGTTCTGGGCGCCGAGCCCGTCACCGTCCTCGACACCGGGGCGCACATCGGCGATCTGCTGGTCGAGCTCGCGGACGAGGCGGCCGTACGCGCGCTGGCGCCGGACCTCCCCGGACTCGCCGCCTGCTCACGGCGCGGGGTCATCGTGACCGCGGCCGCCGAAGAGCCCGCGGGTGACTACGACTTCGTCTCGCGCGGCTTCTTCCCCCGGGTCGGCATCGACGAGGACCCGGTGACCGGCAGCGCGCACACCGCCCTCGCCCCGTTCTGGTCGGCAAGGCTGGGCCGGGACGAACTCACCGGTCTGCAGTGCTCGGCCCGGAGCGGCCTCGTCCGCACCTCCCTGCGCGGCGACCGCACCCTGCTGACCGGCGCCGCCGTCACCGTCATCGACGGCGAACTGCTCACCGCGCCCTGA
- a CDS encoding DNA polymerase IV, whose amino-acid sequence MRAAPTILHLDMDAFYASAEQAAKPSLRGKPVVVGGLGPRGVVATASYEARRFGIHSAMPMAQARRLAPNAAYLVPRFTLYRTVSDQVMGLLGQLSPLVEPLSLDEAFVDLEAGGVADDAASAREIGERLRTAIRAVTGLTGSVGLAGSKMIAKIASEEAKPDGLVLIEPGTERELLAPMSVRILPGVGPATGDHLRRAGMTTVRDLADAGEAELVRLLGKAHGSSLHLMALGYDDRPVVAERDAKSVSVEDTFDVDLHDRVRVRSEVERLADRCVRRLRAAERSGRTVVLKVRRYDFSTLTRSETLRGPTDDPTVIREAAARLLEAVDTTGGVRLLGVGVTGLADYTQEDLFAQAADALSAAMDAEVTEEAGAEQGPAEGAEEAAEETPEQLAERRWPSGHDVRHETHGHGWVQGSGVGRVTVRFEEPGDPPGRVRTFRIDDPELQPAEPLPLVKDPADYSSWPANRPKSRSGDGSSGGESRP is encoded by the coding sequence GTGAGAGCCGCGCCCACCATCCTGCATCTGGACATGGATGCCTTCTACGCCTCCGCGGAGCAGGCGGCGAAGCCCAGCCTGCGCGGCAAGCCCGTGGTGGTCGGCGGGCTCGGGCCTCGCGGGGTCGTGGCCACCGCCTCGTACGAGGCGCGGCGCTTCGGGATCCACTCGGCGATGCCGATGGCCCAGGCGCGCAGGCTCGCACCCAACGCCGCCTACCTCGTGCCGCGCTTCACCCTGTACCGGACGGTGAGCGACCAGGTGATGGGGCTCCTGGGGCAGCTGTCGCCCCTCGTGGAGCCGCTCAGCCTGGACGAGGCGTTCGTCGACCTGGAGGCAGGCGGGGTCGCCGACGACGCGGCCTCGGCCCGCGAGATCGGCGAGCGGCTGCGTACGGCGATCAGAGCCGTCACCGGACTCACCGGTTCCGTCGGCCTCGCGGGGTCCAAGATGATCGCCAAGATCGCCTCGGAGGAGGCCAAGCCGGACGGCCTGGTCCTGATCGAGCCCGGGACGGAACGCGAGCTTCTGGCGCCCATGTCCGTGCGCATCCTGCCCGGTGTGGGGCCGGCGACCGGGGACCACCTGCGGCGGGCCGGGATGACCACCGTCCGCGACCTCGCCGATGCCGGTGAGGCCGAGCTCGTACGGCTGCTGGGCAAGGCGCACGGCTCCTCGCTGCACCTGATGGCTCTCGGGTACGACGACCGGCCCGTGGTGGCGGAGCGCGACGCCAAGTCCGTGTCGGTCGAGGACACCTTCGATGTGGACCTGCACGACCGCGTGCGCGTCAGGAGCGAGGTGGAACGGCTGGCGGACCGCTGTGTGCGGCGGCTGCGCGCCGCGGAACGGTCGGGGAGGACCGTCGTGCTGAAGGTCCGGCGCTACGATTTCTCGACGCTCACCCGCTCCGAGACGCTGCGCGGCCCCACGGACGATCCCACCGTCATCAGGGAGGCCGCCGCGCGGCTGCTGGAGGCCGTTGACACCACCGGGGGCGTGCGGCTGCTCGGTGTGGGCGTCACAGGGCTGGCGGACTACACCCAGGAAGACCTGTTCGCCCAGGCCGCCGACGCGCTCAGCGCCGCCATGGACGCCGAGGTGACCGAAGAGGCAGGTGCGGAGCAGGGGCCCGCGGAAGGGGCCGAGGAGGCCGCAGAGGAGACGCCTGAGCAGCTCGCCGAACGGCGCTGGCCCTCGGGACACGACGTACGGCACGAGACACACGGCCACGGATGGGTCCAGGGCAGCGGCGTGGGCCGGGTGACGGTGCGCTTCGAGGAGCCGGGCGACCCCCCGGGCCGGGTGCGCACCTTCCGCATCGACGACCCGGAGCTTCAGCCCGCCGAGCCGCTGCCGCTCGTGAAGGACCCCGCCGACTACTCCTCCTGGCCCGCCAACCGGCCGAAGTCGCGGTCCGGGGACGGCTCCTCGGGGGGCGAGTCCAGACCGTAG
- a CDS encoding CPBP family intramembrane glutamic endopeptidase gives MADLYPQEGVPRRILRSETVLVLALSLGASGVSALISFVGSLTKPGGLKDQAATLNGSYAPGRPWLDLAWQLFGITTALVPVALVAHLLIREGANLRTIGFDRTRPGFDLGRGTLIAAGIGSAGLAFYLVARATGFNLTVVPESLPDVWWKIPVLILSALQNSVLEEVIVVGYLLRRLGQLGWTPMAALVASSVLRGSYHLYQGIGGFIGNMVMGVVFALLYQRWGRVGPLVVAHALLDIGAFVGYALLAGKVGWLPTP, from the coding sequence GTGGCTGATTTGTACCCCCAGGAGGGCGTGCCGCGACGGATCTTGCGGTCCGAGACGGTGCTTGTCCTGGCGCTCTCGCTCGGTGCCAGCGGAGTGTCCGCCCTCATCAGTTTTGTCGGATCGCTGACGAAACCGGGGGGACTGAAGGATCAGGCGGCCACGCTGAACGGTTCGTACGCACCGGGGCGGCCATGGCTGGATCTCGCCTGGCAACTGTTCGGCATCACCACAGCACTGGTGCCCGTCGCCCTCGTGGCGCACCTGCTGATCAGGGAGGGGGCGAATCTGCGGACGATCGGCTTCGACCGGACCAGGCCCGGGTTCGACCTCGGCCGCGGCACCCTGATCGCCGCGGGCATCGGCAGTGCCGGGCTCGCGTTCTATCTGGTGGCACGGGCCACCGGATTCAATCTGACGGTGGTGCCGGAGTCACTGCCGGACGTGTGGTGGAAGATTCCCGTGCTGATTCTCTCCGCGCTCCAGAACTCCGTACTGGAGGAGGTGATCGTCGTCGGCTATCTGCTGCGCAGGCTGGGGCAGTTGGGCTGGACGCCGATGGCGGCCCTGGTGGCGAGTTCCGTGCTGCGCGGCTCCTACCACCTGTATCAGGGCATCGGCGGCTTCATCGGGAACATGGTGATGGGTGTCGTCTTCGCACTGCTGTACCAGCGCTGGGGACGGGTGGGGCCGCTGGTCGTCGCCCACGCGCTGCTCGATATCGGCGCGTTCGTGGGGTACGCGCTGCTCGCCGGGAAAGTGGGCTGGCTGCCCACGCCGTGA
- a CDS encoding substrate-binding and VWA domain-containing protein encodes MGRHSLPDAYAAQDSGDAPPRRRRTVAIATMLVLAVAAGTAAAAQSGLLTFSEPCDDSAVRLTMAASPDIAPAARAVADQARENEVKSDGHCLYVEVVARDSYKVADSLARGDKDPDYEVWLPDSDLWLDRAKGNGDGVPVAPGDSVASSPVALATVPSASRTLGWPGKTYSWAELVATVMRSDEVRLGAADPSRSATGLLALASIGASSDRQGGDSDTRVAEAAKVLAQRMSDGDAHVLETLALDSSGAEAGNPRRNHAVLLSEQAAFAHNADSAGSGKLDLFYPKDGTPLLNYPYALINEPELTTTESRAALRFMTLLRNEDSRRVLAQRGFRTADGTAGTSVIASAGGRKPQPYDASAAAPPSPAALQETLGMWTITVQSARLTTVVDASGSMATLVPGRGQSRMDVTKASLIQALTQFTPNDEIGLWEFATTLDGAKDYRELMPTRRLGDPAKNGGSHREELAAAFAALQPVPNGATGLYDTTLAAYEESLATYVKGKFNALVILTDGSNQDPRSISRSGLIARLEELADPERPVPIIAIAVGPDADREEVAAMAEVTGGGGYQVSDPAEIQAVILQAIMTAGQGGQAAAE; translated from the coding sequence ATGGGACGTCACAGCTTGCCCGACGCATACGCGGCGCAGGACTCCGGGGACGCCCCTCCCCGGCGCCGCCGCACCGTCGCCATCGCCACGATGCTCGTGCTCGCCGTGGCGGCGGGAACGGCGGCCGCCGCACAGAGCGGCCTGCTGACCTTCTCCGAGCCCTGCGACGACTCGGCGGTACGGCTGACGATGGCCGCTTCCCCCGACATCGCCCCCGCCGCACGTGCCGTCGCCGACCAGGCACGCGAGAACGAGGTGAAGTCGGATGGCCACTGCCTGTACGTCGAGGTGGTGGCCCGCGACTCCTACAAGGTCGCGGACTCCCTGGCCAGAGGGGACAAGGACCCTGACTACGAGGTCTGGCTGCCGGACTCGGACCTCTGGCTGGACCGTGCCAAGGGGAACGGTGACGGCGTACCCGTCGCCCCCGGAGACTCCGTGGCCTCCTCCCCCGTCGCCCTCGCCACGGTGCCGTCCGCGTCCAGGACGCTCGGCTGGCCCGGGAAGACGTATTCCTGGGCCGAGTTGGTCGCCACTGTCATGCGGTCGGACGAGGTACGCCTCGGCGCGGCGGACCCTTCGCGCAGCGCAACCGGCCTGTTGGCGCTGGCGAGCATCGGAGCGTCGTCCGACAGGCAGGGCGGCGACAGTGACACGCGCGTCGCCGAGGCCGCCAAGGTGCTGGCCCAGCGGATGTCGGACGGTGACGCCCACGTACTGGAAACGCTGGCACTGGACAGCTCGGGAGCCGAGGCGGGCAATCCCAGACGCAACCACGCCGTTCTGCTCTCGGAGCAGGCCGCCTTCGCGCACAACGCGGACTCGGCCGGCAGCGGGAAGCTCGACCTCTTCTACCCGAAGGACGGCACTCCGCTGCTCAACTATCCGTACGCCCTGATCAACGAACCGGAACTGACCACCACCGAGAGCCGGGCGGCCCTGAGGTTCATGACCCTGCTCAGGAACGAGGACTCCCGGCGCGTCCTGGCGCAGCGGGGGTTCCGTACCGCCGACGGCACCGCCGGTACGTCGGTCATCGCATCGGCCGGCGGCAGGAAGCCCCAGCCGTACGACGCCTCGGCCGCCGCGCCTCCGTCACCGGCGGCGCTCCAGGAGACGCTCGGCATGTGGACGATCACGGTCCAGAGTGCGCGGCTCACCACGGTCGTCGACGCGTCCGGTTCGATGGCCACCCTCGTGCCCGGCCGGGGGCAGTCACGGATGGACGTCACGAAGGCGTCCCTGATCCAGGCGCTCACCCAGTTCACACCCAATGACGAGATCGGCCTCTGGGAGTTCGCGACCACGCTCGACGGCGCCAAGGACTACCGCGAACTGATGCCGACGCGACGGCTGGGTGACCCGGCGAAGAACGGTGGCTCCCACCGGGAGGAGCTCGCCGCGGCTTTCGCCGCGCTCCAGCCCGTACCGAACGGCGCGACGGGCCTGTACGACACGACGCTGGCCGCGTACGAGGAGTCGCTTGCGACGTATGTGAAGGGCAAGTTCAACGCCCTGGTGATCCTGACGGACGGCTCGAACCAGGACCCGCGCAGCATCTCCCGCAGTGGGCTGATCGCCCGCCTCGAAGAGCTCGCGGACCCGGAGCGTCCCGTTCCGATCATCGCGATCGCCGTCGGTCCCGACGCCGATCGCGAGGAGGTCGCCGCCATGGCCGAGGTGACCGGGGGCGGCGGCTATCAGGTGAGCGACCCGGCCGAGATCCAGGCCGTGATCCTCCAGGCGATCATGACGGCAGGACAGGGCGGCCAAGCGGCGGCCGAGTAG
- a CDS encoding type II toxin-antitoxin system Rv0910 family toxin: protein MAEVSAEARIGAPAEKVWAQLTDFSAYGEWNSTHTGFPKGGPESLELEATYEENMKLMGFPAEVTWTVSELEAGRLLTTTGKGPMGVNLTMRYALTPDGDATTVRIDGEFTGAAVSLMAGKLKDSATSALHESLRKLGGLVTA from the coding sequence ATGGCCGAAGTCAGCGCGGAGGCACGCATCGGAGCACCGGCCGAAAAGGTCTGGGCGCAGCTGACGGACTTCTCGGCGTACGGCGAGTGGAACTCCACCCACACCGGCTTCCCCAAGGGCGGGCCGGAGTCCCTGGAGCTCGAAGCCACCTACGAGGAGAACATGAAGCTGATGGGCTTTCCGGCCGAGGTGACCTGGACGGTCTCCGAGCTGGAGGCGGGACGGCTGCTGACCACCACCGGCAAGGGCCCGATGGGCGTCAACCTGACCATGCGGTACGCGCTGACCCCCGACGGGGACGCCACCACCGTGCGGATCGACGGGGAGTTCACCGGCGCCGCGGTCTCCCTGATGGCGGGCAAGCTGAAGGACTCGGCCACCTCCGCCCTGCACGAATCGCTGCGCAAGCTGGGCGGCCTCGTCACCGCGTGA
- the gcvP gene encoding aminomethyl-transferring glycine dehydrogenase encodes MTPRRTPLSQLEQGIPFEQRHIGPDGEAQAKMLAQVGYGSLDELTAAAVPDVIRSTEALRLPAARTEAEVLAELRSLADRNQVLAPMIGLGYYGTFTPPVILRNVMENPAWYTAYTPYQPEISQGRLEALLNFQTMVAELTGLPTSGASLLDEGTAAAEALALARRVGKVKSGVFLVDADTLPQTIAVMETRAEPTGVEVVVADLAAGIPADVAERGVFGVLLQYPGASGAVRDLKPVIEQAHELGAIVTVAADLLALTLLTSPGELGADIAVGTTQRFGVPMGFGGPHAGFMAVREKFARSLPGRLVGVSVDADGNKAYRLALQTREQHIRREKATSNICTAQVLLAVMAGMYAVYHGPDGLRTIALRTHRYATILAEGLRAAGADVVHGSYFDTITVRVPGKAAEIVADARERGVNLRLVDGDLVSLACDETTTRTQIAAVWAAFGADGDIEALDAAAADTLPEGLLRTDSILTHPVFHQHRSETAMLRYLRKLADRDYALDRGMIPLGSCTMKLNATTEMESITWPEFGALHPFAPAEQAQGFLTLIRELEERLAEVTGYDAVSIQPNAGSQGEFAGLLAVRAYHRANGDEQRTVCLIPSSAHGTNAASAVMAGMKVVVVKTADDGEVDVEDLRAKIEKHRDELAVLMITYPSTHGVFEEHVADICGEVHDAGGQVYVDGANLNALVGLAKPGKFGGDVSHLNLHKTFCIPHGGGGPGVGPVGVRAHLAPYLPNHPLQPAAGPETGVGPISAAPWGSAGILPISWAYVRLMGGEGLKRATQVAVLAANYIAKRLEPHYPILYNGPAGLVAHECIVDLRPISKATGVSIDDVAKRLIDYGFHSPTMSFPVAGTLMIEPTESENLAELDRFCDTMIAIRGEIEKVASGEWSADDSPLGNAPHTAAALGGEWEHAYSREEAVFPAGVSAADKYWPPVRRIDGAFGDRNLVCSCPPLDEYDH; translated from the coding sequence ATGACCCCCCGTCGCACTCCGCTTTCCCAGCTGGAGCAGGGCATTCCCTTCGAGCAGCGCCACATCGGGCCGGATGGTGAGGCCCAGGCGAAGATGCTCGCCCAGGTCGGCTACGGCTCCCTCGACGAGCTCACCGCCGCCGCGGTGCCCGACGTGATCAGGAGTACCGAGGCGCTGCGGCTCCCCGCCGCCCGCACCGAGGCCGAGGTACTGGCCGAACTGCGCTCCCTCGCCGACCGCAACCAGGTGCTCGCCCCGATGATCGGGCTCGGCTACTACGGCACCTTCACCCCGCCGGTGATCCTCCGGAACGTCATGGAGAACCCGGCCTGGTACACGGCGTACACCCCGTACCAGCCGGAGATCTCCCAGGGCCGTCTCGAGGCGCTCCTCAACTTCCAGACCATGGTCGCCGAGCTGACCGGGCTGCCGACCTCGGGCGCGTCCCTGCTCGACGAGGGCACCGCCGCCGCCGAGGCCCTGGCGCTGGCGCGGCGCGTCGGCAAGGTCAAGAGCGGTGTCTTCCTCGTCGACGCGGACACCCTGCCGCAGACGATCGCGGTCATGGAGACCCGCGCGGAGCCGACCGGTGTCGAGGTCGTCGTGGCCGACCTCGCCGCGGGCATCCCGGCGGACGTGGCCGAGCGGGGCGTCTTCGGCGTGCTGCTCCAGTACCCGGGCGCCTCCGGGGCCGTCCGCGACCTCAAGCCCGTCATCGAGCAGGCGCACGAGCTCGGTGCGATCGTCACCGTCGCCGCCGACCTGCTGGCGCTGACCCTGCTCACCTCGCCCGGCGAGCTCGGGGCGGACATCGCGGTCGGCACCACGCAGCGCTTCGGTGTGCCGATGGGCTTCGGCGGACCGCACGCCGGTTTCATGGCCGTACGCGAGAAGTTCGCCCGCTCCCTGCCCGGCCGTCTGGTCGGGGTCTCCGTGGACGCGGACGGCAACAAGGCGTACCGCCTGGCCCTCCAGACCCGCGAGCAGCACATCCGCCGCGAGAAGGCCACCAGCAACATCTGTACCGCTCAGGTGCTCCTCGCGGTGATGGCCGGCATGTACGCCGTCTACCACGGCCCCGACGGGCTGCGGACGATCGCGCTGCGCACACACCGTTACGCCACGATCCTCGCCGAGGGCCTGCGCGCCGCCGGTGCCGATGTGGTGCACGGCTCCTACTTCGACACGATCACCGTGCGGGTCCCCGGCAAGGCCGCGGAGATCGTCGCGGACGCCCGTGAGCGCGGAGTGAACCTGCGGCTCGTCGACGGCGACCTCGTCTCGCTCGCCTGCGACGAGACCACGACCCGTACGCAGATCGCCGCTGTCTGGGCCGCCTTCGGCGCCGACGGCGACATCGAGGCGCTGGACGCGGCCGCCGCCGACACGCTGCCCGAGGGCCTGCTGCGGACCGACTCGATCCTGACGCACCCCGTGTTCCACCAGCACCGTTCCGAGACGGCGATGCTGCGCTACCTGCGCAAGCTGGCCGACCGCGACTACGCGCTGGACCGCGGCATGATCCCGCTCGGCTCCTGCACCATGAAGCTGAACGCGACCACGGAGATGGAGTCGATCACCTGGCCCGAGTTCGGCGCGCTGCACCCGTTCGCGCCGGCCGAGCAGGCCCAGGGCTTCCTGACCCTGATCCGCGAGCTGGAGGAGCGCCTCGCCGAGGTCACGGGCTACGACGCCGTCTCCATCCAGCCGAACGCCGGCTCGCAGGGCGAGTTCGCCGGTCTGCTGGCCGTCCGCGCCTACCACCGCGCCAACGGCGACGAGCAGCGCACGGTCTGCCTGATCCCCTCGTCGGCGCACGGCACCAATGCCGCGAGCGCCGTGATGGCGGGCATGAAGGTCGTCGTGGTGAAGACCGCCGACGACGGCGAGGTCGATGTCGAGGACCTGCGCGCGAAGATCGAGAAGCACCGCGACGAGCTCGCCGTGCTCATGATCACCTACCCCTCCACCCACGGCGTCTTCGAGGAGCACGTCGCGGACATCTGCGGCGAGGTCCACGACGCGGGCGGTCAGGTGTACGTCGACGGCGCCAACCTCAACGCGCTGGTCGGTCTGGCCAAGCCCGGCAAGTTCGGCGGCGACGTCTCGCACCTGAACCTGCACAAGACGTTCTGCATCCCGCACGGCGGCGGCGGTCCGGGCGTCGGCCCGGTCGGTGTGCGCGCCCACCTCGCGCCGTACCTGCCGAACCACCCGCTCCAGCCAGCCGCGGGTCCGGAGACCGGGGTCGGCCCGATCTCGGCCGCTCCCTGGGGCTCCGCGGGCATCCTCCCCATCTCCTGGGCGTATGTGCGCCTGATGGGCGGAGAAGGCCTCAAGCGGGCCACGCAGGTGGCTGTGCTCGCCGCCAACTACATCGCCAAGCGCCTGGAGCCGCACTACCCGATCCTGTACAACGGCCCGGCCGGTCTGGTCGCGCACGAGTGCATCGTCGATCTTCGGCCGATCTCCAAGGCGACCGGCGTCAGCATCGACGACGTGGCCAAGCGCCTGATCGACTACGGCTTCCACTCGCCGACCATGTCGTTCCCGGTGGCCGGCACGCTCATGATCGAGCCGACCGAGAGCGAGAACCTCGCGGAGCTCGACCGCTTCTGCGACACGATGATCGCCATTCGCGGCGAGATCGAGAAGGTCGCGTCCGGTGAGTGGAGCGCGGACGACAGCCCGCTGGGCAACGCCCCGCACACCGCTGCGGCGCTCGGTGGCGAGTGGGAGCACGCCTACAGCCGTGAGGAGGCCGTCTTCCCGGCCGGTGTCTCCGCAGCCGACAAGTACTGGCCGCCGGTGCGCCGGATCGACGGTGCCTTCGGCGACCGCAACCTCGTCTGCTCCTGCCCGCCGCTGGACGAGTACGACCACTGA
- a CDS encoding PRC-barrel domain-containing protein yields MQTDIDPRSLIGRKAFDRKGAKIGTVDEVYLDDATGVPEWAAVRTGLFSRDAFVPLEPSEFVEDSLRVPFDRALIKDAPDFGVGRHLSPEQELQLYRHYGLDSPPEEPSPDRDFGRLAGQEE; encoded by the coding sequence GTGCAGACCGACATCGATCCGCGCAGCCTGATCGGCCGCAAGGCATTCGACCGCAAGGGCGCCAAGATCGGAACGGTGGATGAGGTCTATCTCGACGACGCGACCGGGGTTCCCGAGTGGGCGGCCGTCCGTACCGGGCTCTTCAGCCGGGACGCCTTCGTGCCGCTGGAGCCGAGCGAGTTCGTCGAGGACTCCCTGCGCGTCCCCTTCGACCGCGCGTTGATCAAGGACGCGCCGGACTTCGGCGTCGGCCGGCATCTCTCACCGGAGCAGGAGCTGCAGCTCTACCGCCACTACGGTCTGGACTCGCCCCCCGAGGAGCCGTCCCCGGACCGCGACTTCGGCCGGTTGGCGGGCCAGGAGGAGTAG